The genomic interval TTGTTCAGGTAGGAATGCTCGCGGGAGCCGTCTTCTTCTATGCCTACTTCGCCAAAAACGGCGGACAAAAGGTCGACATTGAACGCGAACCGATCGTCTCTCTCGTTCCCACGGCCCTTCTCGTTCTCATGATAATAGGCCTGGCGATATCATCGTTCTTCCATACCGGCATCTCGATTTGGTCCGGCCTCACAGTCATGATTCTCGGAGTCGCAGGACTTCTGTGGTACCGCTTCGTCCGCAAGGAATCGACCGCCGACACCCTTAAAATGATCAAAGGGCTCGACTGGGAGACCATCGTCTTCCTCATCGGAATTTTCATCGTCATCGGCGCTATCGCCGAAACCGGCCTTCTCGAAGAATTCGCGATCTTCCTCTCTACCCTCGTCGGCTCAAACGTCCTTCTCGGCTTCGTCGTCATTCTCGCCGTCTCCGTCGTCATCTCCGGCTTCGTGGACAACGTTCCCTACATCATCGCAATGCTGCCCGTCGCCTCGACCCTCGCCGTAAACATGGGGCTCAAACCCGAACTCTACATGTTCGCCCTGCTCATCGGTTCCTGCCTCGGCGGAAACCTCACGCCCTTCGGAGCCTCCGCGAACATCGTCGCCATGGGCATCCTTAAAAAAAACGGCTCGCCCATGAACTTCTCCGGCTGGCTCAAAATCGGCGCCCCCTTCACCCTCATTACCACCGCCGCCGCCTCGGCATTCCTCTGGCTCGTGTGGCGATAATATAAGGAATCAAGGTCGACGCAGAACGTCCCTGCTCCGGCGAAAATCCATCGCCGGAGCGGCCGGCAAGGGAGCCGAACGTCGGAGCGAGCCCCATCCCCGTACCGCTTGCCGGCTTCCCTGCCCGGATGCTGAAACAGTTACCCTCCGCGCATACGCCGCGCGGTCAGCCAGTGCCTTCACTCTCCCGGGGCGGTTTTCTTCCGGTGTTCGGTTATCCACCGGGCGCTCCAGTCCACGAACGGCCGTTGATCGAAGCACCGGATTTCCGCGTTCCCGACGAGAACCGGCCGTATGCCGGCGAAGGAGTCCCAATCCTTCCCGAGCGCGACAAAATCTGAATCGTCGACCGCAATCGTGTCATAGCAAACGCGCTCCCGCTTCCCCTCCCGATACACGGCGCTCCATTCCCTCGACATCGGCTTGTCCCAGTCCGCTCGATATTCCGCCAAGTGAATCGACGTGTTTTTGTCGTACCCGACGCCCATCAGCAACACCTGTCCGTCCAGCTTATACAGCCTCCCGGTCGGGGAATCGTCCCCGAAGATGTCGGATAAATCGTGGTTTTCAGTCAAATACGCGGCGTGCTTTCCCGCAGCGCACACCGAGCGGGCCGGATGCGATGAACGCCTGGAGCCCGGCCAGGTCCGGAGCATTTCGGCAACCGCGCCCATGCCGATTGAAGGCGTCACAGCAGGATCGAAGGCGGGCCAGTTTTCGCGGATCGCGGGCCACCACGCTTCAGGCTCGAGCCAGTGGACGCCCGTTTCAGGATCCAGGTTCTTCCACGTTTGCGCCGGCATCATCAGCGTGCCCTCAGGACCGACGACTTCCAGCAGGGCACGGATCGCCGTTTCCGCCCCGCCCATAACGAAGCCGAACGATGAAAGCGACGCATGGGCGAAGACAGAGGCGCCGGCTTTCAAGCCCGCCTTGCGCAATCCGGCGATAATGTCTTCTTTCAGAATCAACGGCCTATCGGTTTTCTCGGACATGATTTCTCCTTTACATACGGTTGCCCGTATACCGGGATTATTCAAGGTAGACCGGTTTACCACAAGAGGGTATCCCGGATAAAACGAAGAAAAAACCAGTTCGCCTTCTACAGACAAATAAGAAGAGTAGCGAATTGCGGCTTTACGCGGAAGATCACCGGATGATCAGCGAATAATCATCCAATGAGCCCTGCGTACAGCGCGCGGAAGCTTTGAGCCGTCAAACCGCGGGCAAGAACTTCGGAAGAAACGCCGGAGGCCTCCAGAACAAAGCGAAGCGCGCTGTTCGCCTGCCAGAACGAGCCGAGCCTTCCGTCGCTTCCGATGAATCGGGCGCCCTCGCGGTCGAGGACGCGGGAATGGCGGTTCACCGAGTCGAGATAGGGCCTGAGACGATGAGCGTTGTCCGAGATAAAGCTCGAAGCGAACCAACCGTCCTGCATATCTGCGAAAACAAGAGGGCCCCACTCCTTGTCGAGCAGCTCGGCGAACAAACGATCCGCCGCGGGAGCGTCGGGAGCGCCTTCGGCCTCGATGAGAGCGGAGCGGAGAAGAGTGAAGTGGAAGTGCGACTGCACGATGGAAATATCCCGGTGGGTGAGCAGATTAAGATAGCTTGATGCGGCGACCGATGTGTCGACCGTCCGGCGGTCCGGGAGAGAATCCGCGAAGGACTTTCCCTTGAGAACGCTCGAAACGATCTTCTCGGTGCGGGCCTTCACTTCGGTATATCTTCCATAGAAAACTGCGGGAATAATCATGAGGAGAGCCTCCGCGAAACAGCGCTGATAATCGAAACCGGGGGACCCCCGGGGAAGGCATTGTATGAAGAGAGCCGCAAAGATGCAAGTTTCCGGCCTAAAAAAAACATCCGGGAGTCAGCAGGAACGCGGACGGAATTTTCCGTCGGTCGTGTTATACTCGGTACTATGAAAAGAAACCTTTCGCCTCGAACGCTGTACAGCGCGGGACTTTTGGTCGCAGCGGCCGCCGTGCTCTTCGCATCGTGTCTTCCCGGACCGAATTCTTCCGCTCTTGTTCAAAGCGCGGATGCCGAACCGGCGGGATTTCTTCTGGGACTCTGGCATGGAATAATCTGCGTCGTGTCGTTCATCGTATCGTTCTTTAAAAAAGACGTGAACATCTACGAAACGGTCAACAACGGCTGGCAATACAACGCGGGATACCTCCTCGGACTCATGATATCCCTGGGCGGAAGCGCACGCGGATCCTGCGGCCAAAAAAAAGAGTTCCCGCCCTGCGCCGACGGTAGAAATCCCCGCAAAATCGCGCAACAGGAATCAGCGGACGAGCAATAAACCTGAGTGAATCCCGCATCGGGGGAACCCCGAATATGCCCCGCAACATCATTAATAAGGAAGACTTTATGGAATACCGAGTTCATCAAAAAGAGACATTCTACTTCACCCTTAAAATTCTTTTCACCGTCGTCGTCGTTTTTTTCGCTGTATCAGCTTTAAAGAATCTTACCGCCCTGGGCGCCGAAGCCGCGGGTCCGACCGCCGCCGTTTTCGTCTTTTACGCCGTTTTTATCTGGCTCTTCATCTGGTTCCAGAAGGTTTTGTTAATCGGACACCTCAAGGGAAACGGCGTGGAGATCACCGCCTCCCAGTTTCCGGAAGCCCATGAAGCCTATCGCAAGATCGCGGAAGGACTCCAAATCAGGAAAATCCCGCCCCTTTTCATTCTGCAGGAAGGAGGAGCGCTCAACGCCTTCGCTGTGCGTTTTTCCGGACGAAACTACATTGCCGTTTATTCAGAAATATTCAGCATGTACGAATCTGCTCCGGAAATCGTGCAGTTCGTCCTCGCTCATGAACTGGGCCATGTAAAAAGAAACCATCTCGTCAAACGCTTCTGGACCCTTCCCTCGGCGTTCGTCCCCTTCCTGGAGGCGGCATATTCGAGAAGCTGCGAGCATACCTGCGACCGCATCGGCGCAGCCTTCTGCGGAGAAAAAAGCATCCAGGGGCTTATTCTTCTCGCGGCGGGAAAAGACATCTTCAGCAAGGTTAAAGTCGAAAGCTACATTGAAAGCGCGAAAACCAACAATACAGCCGCCGTCAAATTCGCTCAGCTTTTCATGAGCCATCCGTACATACCGCTCAGGATCAGGGATCTCCAAAATCAATAACGGAATACGCCGATGACGCATACATGTTTTGACCTGTCCCGAAGCCGATCCAAGCCTCTCAGGAACTGCCTTGCCGCGTTCCTCTTCGCCGCCTTCAGCGCGGCTCCCGTATTCGCCGACTTCGACGGCTTGCGGACGGCAGTCGCGGAAGCCGAAGAGACGACGGAAGAAGAGGAAGAGTCGTATTCCAGCGGAGGAGGCGGAGGAGAAAACAGCCTCGCCGCCGCGTTTTTCGAACTTTTTGTTCAAGTGTGGATCGTCAATAATTTCTACATGAGCTACGGAGAGGCTCCCTACCTCGAAGGAAAACTCATCCGCTATCCCCGGCCGGTTTTAGCGGGCGCTCAGGACAAGCCGGACATCGAGTTCGCTCCTGTTTCCGAAAAGGACCACTGGTTCGCCGCCGAAATCCAGCCGGTGTGGATGAACGGCCTCGACGCCGGAGGTTCCTGGTTCAGCTTCCGGGGAAACATGTGGCGGTTTTTCGGTCCCTGGATAGAAGCGGCGTACCTCACCGACGGAACGGAACACCTCGCGAACGCAAGGCTCGGAGCGAACTTTTCCATCATACAGACGAATCCCTTCACGCTCGGCGCCTACTTCCAGTGGCAGCTGTGGTCGGGCATCCTCGACCGATCGAGCGGCACGATGGGCGCATATATCGATTCGTATCCGTTCAAGCCCGTAGCCCTCCATTTCCGCGGCGGCGTGCAACAATTCGACGGCTACCAGATCGGCGAAGCCGAACTCCGCGGCGGCTTTCTGCGCAAAAAGGCGGAATACTCGCTGGGCTGGAGATGGTGGACCGTGCAATCGAACAGCGGAACAAAGATCGAAGTCTACTCGGGCCCCTTCGCCTCGATCGGCTGGTGGTTTTAAAAACGCGAATCCGTACCGGACACGCTGGAGAACATTGTGAATTACACGATTCCGAATCGAATATCGGCACTAACGCACATGATCCGGAGCGCTTCGAAAATCGTAGTCGACGCTCCCTCCGGTTTCGGAAAAACATCCGTCCTCAGTCATTTTACAGCCCTTATACCCAAATCGAAACATCTCGACTTCGCCATTCCGCTTCTGGAATCAGGCCGCATTGCGGAAGAGCTCTATGAACAGGTTTTATCCGGCATCAGAATAGCCGACCCGGACACAATGGTGGTAATAGACGATTTTCACCATTTTATCCCATGGATTCCGAAATCTCAGCTCAAACAACTATTCGACTTCTCGATCAAGGGAACTCTTGTCATAACAGCGATGCGTATGGATCGCGATGACCTATCCGTTTTGGAAACAAATGAATTCTTGAGGATCACCGGAACAGATCTTTCTTTTACCCTGGAGGACATTCAGTCGTACAGCCGCGCCGCGGCCTCTCCCGCCTGTTATGAAAACGCGGCGGAAATTCTCGCGGCGACAGGCGGCTGGCCCGCCGCTGTACGGCAACTGGCAAGAACAAATGCGTTTTCACCATCGAGTTATGAAGACATCATGAACCGATTGTTGGAATTCGTCTTCTGGACGGCACTTTCCGACAAGGAAAAACAGATTTTGTTGAGCCTCGCGGAATTTGACAGGCTGACGGTTTCCAGAATTTGCGCGGCCGTCGAATGCGATTCCATCACAGCAGAAATCAACGCTCTTTTGGATCATCCCTTCGTCATTCGGCAGGAAGACCGGAATTCATACGCGTTTATACCGGCGCTTTCGCATTTCTTAATCAGGAAAAGAGAGGCAGAAGGAACAGCGTTCGAAGAAGCCGTGATTCGCCGCACGGCGAACATTCTCGCATCCGAGGGGAAAACCGAAGAGGCCTTGCATGCTTATCTGAAGATTCGAGACTACGACGGAATGCTATCTTGCGATCTTTCGGAATTGAAGATAACAACAGAGAACGAAGCGAAGCTTATGACGCTGCTGAAAGACATCGCGTTCCGTTGTCCTTCGAACATAGTAATAACTCGCCCGATGAATTCGCTCCGTCTGGCGTGGATGCTGCTGGCTTACGGAAACAATGAAGAATTCCGGACGATTCTGAACATCGTAGCTTCGCATACGCTCATGCCGTCGAGTCCGGAAGCAACTCGCGTTGAAGCGGAAACGCTTTTACTGCGATCGTTTACATTTCATCCCGACCTGGACGCAATGATCAAGCTGCTTCGCGAAGCGCACGCTCTTTTTGCGGGAGAAAAATCGCGAATCATACGCAACGATTATCCCTGGCGATTCGGAGATTATTCAATGATTTCCAGTTTTCACACGAAAAAAGGGAGCGCGGACGATGAAGCGGAAAAGCTGGAAGAATACATACGATTACTATCCGCCATGACAGGGGGGTACGGATGCGGCGCGGATGCGTTGTT from Teretinema zuelzerae carries:
- a CDS encoding helix-turn-helix transcriptional regulator, which codes for MNYTIPNRISALTHMIRSASKIVVDAPSGFGKTSVLSHFTALIPKSKHLDFAIPLLESGRIAEELYEQVLSGIRIADPDTMVVIDDFHHFIPWIPKSQLKQLFDFSIKGTLVITAMRMDRDDLSVLETNEFLRITGTDLSFTLEDIQSYSRAAASPACYENAAEILAATGGWPAAVRQLARTNAFSPSSYEDIMNRLLEFVFWTALSDKEKQILLSLAEFDRLTVSRICAAVECDSITAEINALLDHPFVIRQEDRNSYAFIPALSHFLIRKREAEGTAFEEAVIRRTANILASEGKTEEALHAYLKIRDYDGMLSCDLSELKITTENEAKLMTLLKDIAFRCPSNIVITRPMNSLRLAWMLLAYGNNEEFRTILNIVASHTLMPSSPEATRVEAETLLLRSFTFHPDLDAMIKLLREAHALFAGEKSRIIRNDYPWRFGDYSMISSFHTKKGSADDEAEKLEEYIRLLSAMTGGYGCGADALFRTELAYHRGDLVETEILANKAIFLAESSKQSIILIAAAMMLAEVMLHNGDTEGWKRTILIMDKAVQYPARFPLIVGRVFETVQCVLFCELQRPMDSAEWLVKGLFTDELTHAPIFGNAVYAHLNCLLHLGEYVKLIGILQGIRSQGFSGYPFAMFLFYLLESVAQMKLGNRVKATALIEAAAGEALPDGIIFPLVSFSWLLKGLPDAFIQKKEPSFTGRFNEIKERFASGWIVVSKDFAPNSLPGNLTPREKEIAKMAAAGLRNAEIADALGVTENTIRFHLRSIFQKLAIDRRAKLADALKF
- a CDS encoding ArsB/NhaD family transporter; its protein translation is MEMKWIVLAIAALMYGVVVAFPHKKAWATLGAAAAVILLQVVTPAHAFGTLVNWNVLMIYVGSLAIAELFIYSRVPARIADNIVAATPNIGLAIVAILMMTGIISAFVENVATVLVMAPIALALSRKLKMNPTYFMVGLAVMANLQGTATLVGDPPSMIFASFANYGFNDFFVYQGRLSIFFIVQVGMLAGAVFFYAYFAKNGGQKVDIEREPIVSLVPTALLVLMIIGLAISSFFHTGISIWSGLTVMILGVAGLLWYRFVRKESTADTLKMIKGLDWETIVFLIGIFIVIGAIAETGLLEEFAIFLSTLVGSNVLLGFVVILAVSVVISGFVDNVPYIIAMLPVASTLAVNMGLKPELYMFALLIGSCLGGNLTPFGASANIVAMGILKKNGSPMNFSGWLKIGAPFTLITTAAASAFLWLVWR
- a CDS encoding aminoglycoside N(3)-acetyltransferase, whose product is MSEKTDRPLILKEDIIAGLRKAGLKAGASVFAHASLSSFGFVMGGAETAIRALLEVVGPEGTLMMPAQTWKNLDPETGVHWLEPEAWWPAIRENWPAFDPAVTPSIGMGAVAEMLRTWPGSRRSSHPARSVCAAGKHAAYLTENHDLSDIFGDDSPTGRLYKLDGQVLLMGVGYDKNTSIHLAEYRADWDKPMSREWSAVYREGKRERVCYDTIAVDDSDFVALGKDWDSFAGIRPVLVGNAEIRCFDQRPFVDWSARWITEHRKKTAPGE
- a CDS encoding M48 family metallopeptidase, which encodes MEYRVHQKETFYFTLKILFTVVVVFFAVSALKNLTALGAEAAGPTAAVFVFYAVFIWLFIWFQKVLLIGHLKGNGVEITASQFPEAHEAYRKIAEGLQIRKIPPLFILQEGGALNAFAVRFSGRNYIAVYSEIFSMYESAPEIVQFVLAHELGHVKRNHLVKRFWTLPSAFVPFLEAAYSRSCEHTCDRIGAAFCGEKSIQGLILLAAGKDIFSKVKVESYIESAKTNNTAAVKFAQLFMSHPYIPLRIRDLQNQ